The Procambarus clarkii isolate CNS0578487 chromosome 7, FALCON_Pclarkii_2.0, whole genome shotgun sequence genome window below encodes:
- the LOC138357780 gene encoding basic salivary proline-rich protein 3-like yields the protein MWVRQKVSQASSERRGQSARRGKPKTSGRKEPKDPHGQGAEPKTNSYAEGGKENPTFCNSKPRSEGWKTQAGSNGAQGPPSKLLPNPGSPGLASGPGGESTSKAPASQEKPGRPKKQEENGPTGQILELQLEEQTRMPSSPPRKGQTPKPPEIQKPLNHAPTPKPSEA from the exons ATGTGGGTGCGACAGAAGGTATCCCAAGCATCCAGCGAGCGCCGAGGTCAGTCA GCGAGacgcgggaagccgaaaacctctggaaggaaGGAACCAAAGGACCCGCATGGACAAGGAGCCGAACCCAAAACCAACTCGTATGCAgaagggggaaaagaaaaccccactttttgtaacagtaagccccgctcagagggttgGAAAACCCAGGCGGGATCCAACGGGGCCCAAGGTCCCCCAAGtaagctcctccccaaccccggaAGCCCTGGCCTGGCATCAGGCCCTGGGGGCGAGTCGACCTCCAAggccccagcctcacaagaaaagCCTGGGCGGCCGAAAAAGCAGGAAGAGAATGGGCCGACTGGTCAGATTCTGGAGCTacagctggaggaacagactcgaatgccttcgtcgccaccccggaaggggcaaaCCCCAAAACCGCCCGAGATTCAGAAACCTCTAAACCATGCCCCGACTCCAAAGCCCTCAGAAGCTTAG
- the LOC123761521 gene encoding uncharacterized protein: MSGNASPLPQAGKIKRALTGLKDHLTRQINKYHDLSQQIPIIYLELESYFQIANNKFEQIRVQITQYLSELAETQITDTELDDIMSELAQFKDDVQVKLQSFNKLITQNKVTTASTKLLQPKVKLPCISLPTFSGNENESWDDFWNKFADAADSKPTLPKTTKFTYLQAQLKGEALKVISNLNLTSDGYDLAVHLLKSNYANTKRAVTNLVQKLLDLPATDSSTDSPQTFRLELESLLMALSLKVNLKAAEWLTKVIVRCKLPSETLDIER, encoded by the coding sequence ATGTCTGGCAACGCTTCTCCTTTACCTCAAGCTGGAAAAATTAAAAGGGCCCTTACCGGTCTAAAAGATCACTTGACCAGACAGATCAACAAATACCATGATCTGTCTCAACAAATCCCAATTATCTATTTGGAACTGGAAAGTTATTTCCAAATTGCCAATAACAAGTTTGAACAAATTAGAGTTCAAATAACACAGTATCTGTCTGAACTTGCTGAAACACAAATCACAGATACAGAACTAGACGATATCATGAGTGAGCTAGCCCAGTTCAAAGATGATGTACAGGTTAAGCTACAATCCTTTAACAAATTAATTACCCAAAATAAAGTAACCACAGCATCCACAAAACTTCTACAGCCAAAAGTAAAATTACCCTGTATCAGtctacccacattctctggaaaCGAGAATGAGAGTTGGGATGACTTTTGGAACAAGTTTGCTGATGCTGCAGATTCTAAACCCACTCTCCCCAAAACCACTAAGTTTACTTACTTACAAGCTCAACTCAAGGGAGAAGCCTTAAAGGTAATCTCCAATTTAAACTTAACCAGTGATGGCTATGACCTCGCAGTTCATCTGCTTAAGAGCAATTATGCTAACACCAAAAGAGCTGTTACAAATCTAGTCCAAAAACTGTTGGACTTACCAGCAACCGATAGTTCCACTGACTCCCCCCAAACCTTTAGATTGGAGTTAGAGTCCTTGCTTATGGCTTTAAGTCTTAAAGTTAACCTCAAGGCTGCTGAGTGGTTGACTAAAGTAATTGTAAGATGCAAGTTGCCCAGTGAAACATTGGACATTGAACGTTAG